A region of Fibrobacter succinogenes subsp. succinogenes S85 DNA encodes the following proteins:
- a CDS encoding fibrobacter succinogenes major paralogous domain-containing protein yields the protein MKKFISKSITLLMAIASAGMLSACLDDKVAGGVTEDAGLAIKDLNVAGLAQKGPFVKGSVVTVQGVDCKTMKFTEEEFTGEVKSNKGDFDVDDVNLSATCALFSVSGYYMNEFTGEKSSDKLTLHAITDLKDRKHVNINVLTELEYERVMKLVSKEKMSFDDAKMQAEKEILAALGLVDRFESFEGLSIYEKGDGNAALLATSVMLQSDLDAEKLTDRLDGFASSIAESGEWDDEKTKKKMTDWADSAKSRGKYETIRDNLEKWSDSDEIPDFEKVVDEINKDAKETTQKIPEEWSWDVPQSARLNPNIKYDTMIDPRDKQVYKVVKIEVKEHDYSQVWMAENLNYADSVKTPSLKGQNWCYNNDEKNCKVSGRYYTWAAAIDSVALANDSKNPLNCGYGKTCGINRGVQGICPDGWHLPTLHEWGLLGVALGNAGVAGDSLKALTGWDYAGTADNNGVDAYGFAALPTGRMVSTSSWSNVGSNVYYWSSEEDGTYEARYSNINNIYTKFYLFQGSKKYGQSVRCIKGDPSTAAIKSSSSSSVGETKSSSSSAKLSSSVVVSSSSQVKMSSSSVVPSGWSWDVPKELRFNPNIKYDSMVDPRDKRVYKVVKIEVKERDYSKVWMAENLNYDDSVKTPSLKGNSWCYHDTTKYCEVSGRYYTWAAAIDSVALANDPKDPLNCGYGKTCGLNRQIQGICPDGWHLPVRDEWGWLSVYLGNAGVAGDTLKALTGWDYAGTEDNNGVDAYGFTALPTGRRISETNWSNIGSNVYYWISEEEDAYEAQYSNINNIYTKFYLYQGSKTYGQSVRCVKDE from the coding sequence GTGAAGAAATTCATAAGTAAATCAATTACTTTGTTGATGGCAATTGCTTCGGCGGGGATGCTCTCGGCTTGCCTGGATGATAAAGTTGCAGGCGGCGTCACGGAAGATGCAGGGCTCGCCATTAAGGACTTGAATGTGGCGGGCTTGGCGCAAAAGGGCCCGTTTGTCAAGGGATCTGTAGTGACTGTGCAGGGTGTTGACTGCAAGACGATGAAGTTCACGGAAGAAGAATTTACAGGCGAAGTCAAGAGCAACAAGGGCGACTTTGACGTTGACGATGTGAATCTCTCTGCGACTTGCGCGTTGTTCTCTGTGTCCGGCTATTACATGAATGAATTTACCGGTGAGAAATCTTCGGATAAGTTGACGCTCCATGCGATTACGGATTTGAAAGACCGCAAACATGTGAACATCAATGTGCTTACGGAATTGGAATACGAGCGCGTGATGAAGCTTGTCTCCAAAGAGAAAATGTCCTTTGACGATGCTAAGATGCAGGCAGAAAAGGAAATCCTAGCCGCGTTAGGTTTGGTGGATCGCTTTGAGTCGTTCGAAGGCTTGAGCATTTATGAAAAGGGCGACGGGAATGCTGCCCTCCTTGCGACGAGTGTAATGCTGCAATCGGATTTGGATGCTGAAAAGCTCACGGACCGTTTGGATGGCTTTGCTTCGTCCATCGCGGAAAGTGGCGAATGGGACGATGAAAAGACGAAAAAGAAAATGACGGATTGGGCGGATTCTGCAAAGTCCAGGGGCAAATACGAAACGATTCGCGACAATCTTGAAAAATGGAGCGACTCCGATGAAATCCCCGACTTTGAAAAAGTCGTCGATGAAATAAATAAGGATGCCAAGGAAACTACTCAGAAAATCCCTGAAGAGTGGAGCTGGGATGTACCGCAGTCCGCTCGCCTGAATCCGAATATCAAATACGATACGATGATTGACCCGCGCGATAAACAAGTCTATAAGGTCGTGAAAATTGAAGTGAAGGAGCATGATTATTCGCAGGTGTGGATGGCAGAAAACCTGAACTATGCCGATAGCGTCAAGACGCCGAGCTTGAAAGGCCAAAACTGGTGCTACAATAATGATGAGAAAAATTGTAAGGTAAGCGGTCGCTATTACACTTGGGCGGCGGCGATAGACTCTGTGGCTTTGGCAAACGATTCAAAGAATCCGCTGAATTGCGGTTATGGCAAGACGTGTGGAATTAATCGCGGAGTGCAGGGAATTTGCCCTGACGGCTGGCATTTGCCGACGCTCCATGAATGGGGATTGTTGGGCGTAGCTCTGGGGAACGCTGGCGTGGCCGGAGATAGCCTCAAGGCGCTGACTGGCTGGGATTACGCCGGAACGGCTGACAATAACGGCGTAGATGCCTATGGATTTGCGGCGCTTCCGACCGGAAGGATGGTTTCTACATCTAGCTGGAGCAATGTTGGTTCTAATGTTTATTATTGGAGTTCCGAAGAGGATGGTACGTATGAAGCGCGATATTCGAATATAAACAACATTTATACTAAATTCTATTTGTTCCAAGGTTCAAAAAAATATGGACAGAGTGTACGTTGCATCAAGGGTGATCCTTCGACTGCAGCGATTAAATCTTCTTCAAGTTCTAGTGTTGGCGAAACGAAGTCTAGCAGCAGTTCTGCAAAATTGAGTAGCAGTGTGGTTGTGTCCAGCAGTAGTCAAGTAAAAATGAGTAGCAGTTCTGTAGTTCCTTCCGGCTGGAGCTGGGACGTGCCTAAGGAATTGCGCTTTAATCCGAATATCAAATACGACTCAATGGTTGACCCGCGTGACAAGCGTGTGTATAAAGTTGTGAAAATCGAAGTGAAAGAAAGGGATTATTCAAAGGTGTGGATGGCGGAGAACTTGAACTACGATGATAGCGTCAAGACGCCGAGTTTGAAGGGCAATAGCTGGTGCTACCACGATACCACGAAATATTGCGAGGTGAGCGGTCGCTATTACACTTGGGCTGCGGCGATTGATTCAGTTGCGCTGGCAAATGATCCTAAGGATCCGTTGAATTGCGGTTATGGCAAGACTTGTGGACTTAATCGCCAGATACAGGGAATTTGTCCTGACGGTTGGCACTTGCCGGTTCGTGATGAATGGGGCTGGTTGAGCGTGTACTTAGGGAATGCGGGCGTGGCCGGCGATACCCTCAAGGCTTTGACCGGATGGGATTATGCCGGAACAGAAGACAATAACGGTGTGGATGCCTATGGATTTACGGCACTCCCGACTGGACGAAGAATCTCTGAAACTAACTGGAGCAACATTGGTTCTAATGTCTATTATTGGATCTCTGAAGAAGAGGATGCGTATGAGGCTCAGTATTCGAATATAAACAACATTTATACCAAATTCTATTTGTACCAAGGCTCAAAAACTTATGGACAAAGTGTCCGCTGCGTGAAGGATGAGTAA
- a CDS encoding fibrobacter succinogenes major paralogous domain-containing protein, with translation MFTEKISIFKWCNFFGLIAVSAMFLACSDDKIAGGSSDDAGIYAVKDLDVAGVSQKGPFVTGSHVTVQGIDCKTMKLTGESFEGTVKSDKGDYDIDGISLSSSCAVFEVTGLYVDEFTGVQTTEPVTLRSLVNLKDRKSVNVNVLTQLEYGRVVKLVSEQNTPFADAKKQAEKEVLGAFEIDSVFTPFEDLNIVEDGEDNAALLAVSVLVLVSGDSSKNVNVEERLEKIGTSIAETGIWADEEIKSEMAEWAFASWTNGQMKSLGDNLEKMGYPSNIYDISYFTDEFVDSVWVDKNRDPSVIYSGMYINWSIPKEAYFNPDIKYDSVVDSRDGQIYKTVKIGSQTWMAENLNYADSVQTPSLLGRSWCFANKPENCAMAGRLYTWTAAVDSVNLATDKDNPQDCGYEKLCNLSKIRGICPEGFHLPDTTEWRTLISFAGGDHIAGGKLESRLGMYRDPGTDDYGFSAFPAGNKYRDREFFEDSRDVYFWLLTEYSDDDHLAYWSVFFYETFNFSGGFKDMGVPVRCVMD, from the coding sequence ATGTTCACGGAAAAGATTTCAATTTTTAAATGGTGTAATTTCTTCGGGTTGATTGCGGTGAGCGCCATGTTCTTGGCATGCTCCGATGACAAGATCGCGGGCGGTTCTTCGGATGATGCAGGCATTTACGCTGTCAAGGATTTGGACGTGGCGGGCGTCTCGCAGAAGGGACCGTTCGTTACGGGTTCGCATGTGACTGTGCAGGGCATCGATTGCAAAACGATGAAATTGACCGGTGAAAGTTTTGAAGGTACGGTCAAGAGTGACAAGGGCGATTACGATATCGATGGAATTTCGCTTTCGTCTTCGTGCGCGGTTTTTGAAGTGACCGGGCTCTATGTTGATGAATTTACGGGCGTGCAGACTACGGAGCCGGTAACGCTTCGCTCGCTTGTGAACCTCAAGGATCGAAAGAGCGTGAATGTCAATGTGCTCACGCAACTGGAGTATGGCCGTGTCGTGAAGCTCGTGTCCGAACAGAATACTCCTTTTGCAGATGCTAAAAAGCAGGCTGAAAAAGAAGTGCTTGGGGCGTTTGAAATTGATAGTGTGTTTACGCCGTTCGAAGATCTGAACATTGTTGAAGACGGTGAAGATAACGCCGCTCTCCTTGCTGTAAGCGTGCTTGTACTTGTTTCGGGTGATTCTAGTAAAAATGTGAATGTCGAGGAACGTTTGGAAAAGATTGGAACTTCTATTGCCGAAACCGGAATATGGGCTGATGAAGAAATTAAATCAGAAATGGCGGAATGGGCTTTTGCTTCATGGACGAATGGACAAATGAAAAGTCTAGGCGATAATCTTGAAAAAATGGGCTATCCCAGTAATATTTATGATATCTCGTATTTTACAGACGAGTTTGTAGATAGTGTCTGGGTGGACAAGAATCGCGATCCGTCTGTAATTTATTCCGGGATGTATATCAACTGGAGTATTCCTAAAGAAGCTTATTTTAATCCGGATATTAAGTACGATTCCGTTGTTGATAGCCGTGATGGGCAAATTTATAAGACCGTGAAAATCGGTAGCCAAACCTGGATGGCTGAAAACTTGAATTATGCCGACAGCGTTCAGACTCCGAGTCTTTTGGGGCGCAGCTGGTGCTTTGCCAATAAGCCCGAAAATTGCGCAATGGCTGGCCGCCTTTATACCTGGACTGCCGCTGTGGATTCTGTAAATCTTGCGACGGATAAGGATAATCCGCAGGACTGCGGCTACGAAAAGCTTTGCAACCTTTCTAAGATCCGAGGCATTTGTCCTGAAGGATTCCATTTGCCAGATACAACGGAATGGCGTACATTGATTTCATTTGCGGGTGGCGATCACATTGCCGGCGGAAAGCTTGAATCAAGGCTTGGAATGTATAGAGATCCAGGTACGGATGATTATGGTTTTTCTGCATTCCCTGCAGGTAACAAGTATCGTGATAGAGAATTTTTCGAAGATAGCCGCGATGTCTATTTTTGGCTGTTGACCGAATATTCTGATGATGACCACTTGGCTTATTGGTCGGTTTTCTTTTACGAAACATTTAATTTCTCGGGTGGCTTTAAGGATATGGGAGTCCCTGTCCGCTGCGTTATGGATTAG
- a CDS encoding ComEC/Rec2 family competence protein, whose translation MRIFWTLMVAASVFLGGCMYVSGSAEGETSLHATAIDVGQGLAVLLEYDGRYAMYDFGPDSVGVVDSLLARGVDTLEWVVLSHNHRDHIGGFMELVGRDVFVRRLYVGPDTAGGFYRDSVLRVARALGMPVDTLLRGENVSFGGGSNGFDVLWPTSYLRVGENRASLVLLGKFGASKMLLTGDLDSVGERHVLEMNPTLSAELLQVAHHGSAGSNTLSFLSQVSPKYAFVSVGAENRYGHPVPSVVRKLNLVLGDSLKLYRTDLQGTLRFELSPSMGVVVP comes from the coding sequence ATGAGGATTTTTTGGACTTTGATGGTGGCGGCTTCGGTCTTTTTGGGCGGTTGCATGTACGTGAGCGGGTCGGCGGAAGGCGAAACTTCGCTGCATGCGACGGCGATAGACGTAGGGCAGGGGCTAGCGGTGCTCCTCGAATATGACGGTCGCTATGCGATGTACGATTTTGGGCCAGATTCGGTTGGCGTGGTGGATTCGCTTTTGGCGCGCGGGGTCGATACGCTTGAATGGGTGGTGCTGAGCCATAATCATCGGGACCATATTGGCGGGTTTATGGAACTTGTAGGGCGGGACGTTTTTGTGCGGCGTCTGTACGTGGGGCCGGATACGGCGGGCGGCTTTTATCGCGATAGTGTCTTGCGGGTGGCGAGAGCGCTTGGAATGCCAGTGGATACGCTATTGCGAGGCGAGAACGTAAGTTTTGGGGGTGGGTCTAATGGCTTTGATGTGTTGTGGCCGACGAGTTATCTTCGTGTGGGCGAGAATCGCGCGAGCTTGGTGCTACTCGGAAAGTTTGGAGCAAGCAAGATGCTTTTGACGGGTGACCTGGATTCGGTGGGCGAGCGTCATGTGCTTGAGATGAACCCGACGCTTTCGGCTGAACTTTTGCAGGTGGCGCATCACGGTTCGGCCGGGAGCAATACGCTAAGCTTCTTGTCGCAGGTATCGCCGAAGTACGCGTTTGTGAGCGTTGGTGCGGAGAACCGCTATGGGCATCCTGTGCCATCTGTTGTCCGTAAGTTGAACTTGGTGCTCGGCGATTCGCTGAAACTTTATCGCACCGATTTACAAGGCACTCTTCGCTTTGAACTCTCCCCAAGCATGGGCGTGGTTGTACCGTAG
- a CDS encoding TIGR02147 family protein: protein MKAIVEYTDYRKFIQDYYDERKRDSALTWREFAQKAGFASAIFLKYVCEGKKNLSISAAGSVADAMGLVGFERTYFVLMVMYAHAKGDEAKMAAFEKCCALARAHKVRVLGSEEFDYYRSWKNPLIRELAPHMPGAMPSEMARACRPKISTAEVAETLDFLEDANLLKKDQEGNYVQTDKSISMGSVEAVPLAARDLQRQMGELAVRAINFPLAERSMSGVVLGLTQESYERVKKELLECRRRIIAIATESNKTQRVYRLNLQLFPLSEDLDVANDALKNKEERNDKKRV, encoded by the coding sequence ATGAAGGCGATTGTTGAATATACAGATTATCGCAAGTTCATTCAGGATTATTATGATGAACGCAAACGCGACTCCGCTTTAACTTGGCGCGAGTTTGCTCAGAAAGCCGGTTTTGCATCGGCCATTTTTCTGAAGTATGTTTGTGAAGGCAAAAAGAATCTGAGTATCAGCGCTGCGGGTTCCGTTGCAGATGCCATGGGGCTTGTCGGTTTTGAAAGAACGTACTTTGTTCTGATGGTGATGTACGCCCATGCCAAAGGGGACGAGGCCAAAATGGCGGCGTTCGAAAAATGCTGTGCCTTGGCGAGGGCGCATAAGGTTCGTGTGCTCGGTAGCGAAGAATTTGATTATTACAGGTCTTGGAAAAATCCGTTGATTCGTGAACTCGCTCCGCACATGCCGGGAGCAATGCCTTCTGAAATGGCGCGTGCTTGCAGGCCGAAAATCTCTACAGCCGAAGTTGCTGAAACGCTTGATTTTTTGGAAGATGCAAATCTCCTAAAAAAAGACCAGGAAGGAAATTATGTGCAGACGGACAAGTCCATATCGATGGGCTCCGTGGAAGCGGTTCCGCTTGCGGCGCGTGATTTGCAACGCCAGATGGGCGAGCTTGCCGTAAGGGCTATAAATTTCCCGCTTGCGGAGCGCTCCATGTCGGGTGTTGTCTTGGGGCTTACGCAGGAGTCCTATGAGCGTGTCAAGAAGGAACTTTTGGAATGCCGTCGCCGCATTATCGCCATTGCTACGGAAAGTAACAAGACGCAGCGTGTGTACCGCTTGAACTTGCAGTTGTTCCCGTTGAGCGAAGATCTGGATGTTGCTAACGATGCTTTAAAAAATAAGGAGGAGAGGAATGATAAGAAACGAGTCTAG
- a CDS encoding SpoIIE family protein phosphatase: protein MKLNFHSLAFKQTVLILLGITVIFVAMIFMLQQQVSSRMSELIMARGQEISEKHVSSIDNIFEDNAAVVKNIVAMLERGDLSKKDIEEFLPVEYVRTHEKNPIASALFIAYEPERNGREFMRITGHGLEGKLMEVKDYREMPWYKQSIETGKGQWYEPFIGVYADQPVALYAMPFYQTLPDGSKKFKGVVGLDIFVSFLRDAVSSINIENSGYAFILSAENRFVAHPRDEWVFKESLHSLAKGHEAGLSAFESAVRDLRSGLLLGKTFSGEKACIYFSHMKVDGWIFGVVWPADEFFAKQRKMASVLGILGLASYILMIVLVLVISSRVTRPLKALAGVAKRLGQGDFDVEIPPVDGKDEIAEFADAFGRMRDSLKENIEKQKGAERVASELEMARKIQLGLLARSDDDEGVKDARHLLSPFILPAKAVGGDFYDFCKVDKDRLAFLIADVSGKGVPAALLMMSARSMLKSVLLAGTSVVDTFNVVNDRLAFRNYLNMFVTVWMGVLDLRTGEVEFACAGHNPPAIRRADGTVEFAKSKPGLVIAAMEGTRYKRQTLKLNPGDTIFLYTDGVTEATDANENLFGDERLLQTLRDAGNREPAEICPFVKSRIDEFVGDAPQFDDITMLALKFVGG, encoded by the coding sequence ATGAAATTGAATTTTCACAGCCTTGCGTTTAAACAGACTGTTTTGATATTGCTCGGCATCACGGTGATCTTTGTCGCGATGATTTTTATGCTTCAGCAGCAGGTCAGCTCGAGGATGTCGGAACTCATCATGGCACGTGGTCAGGAAATCAGTGAAAAGCACGTGTCTTCCATCGACAATATCTTTGAAGATAACGCCGCGGTTGTAAAAAACATTGTGGCGATGCTCGAACGTGGCGACTTGAGCAAGAAGGATATCGAGGAGTTTTTGCCGGTGGAATACGTGCGCACCCATGAGAAAAATCCGATTGCGTCTGCGCTGTTTATCGCCTATGAGCCTGAACGGAACGGTCGCGAGTTCATGCGCATCACGGGGCACGGTCTCGAGGGCAAGCTCATGGAGGTGAAGGACTACCGTGAAATGCCTTGGTACAAACAGTCCATCGAAACGGGCAAGGGCCAGTGGTATGAACCGTTTATTGGCGTCTATGCGGACCAGCCGGTGGCGCTTTATGCGATGCCTTTTTACCAGACGCTCCCCGATGGTTCCAAGAAATTCAAGGGTGTTGTCGGGCTTGATATTTTTGTCTCGTTCTTGCGCGATGCGGTCTCCTCGATAAATATTGAAAACTCGGGATATGCGTTTATCCTCTCTGCCGAAAACAGGTTTGTGGCGCATCCGCGCGATGAATGGGTTTTCAAGGAATCGCTCCATTCGCTGGCGAAGGGTCATGAGGCGGGCTTGTCTGCTTTTGAGAGTGCGGTCCGCGATTTGCGCAGCGGACTTTTGCTTGGCAAGACGTTTAGTGGCGAAAAGGCTTGCATCTATTTTTCGCACATGAAGGTGGACGGCTGGATTTTCGGCGTCGTGTGGCCTGCGGATGAATTCTTTGCAAAACAACGTAAGATGGCGTCGGTGCTTGGCATCCTTGGCTTGGCAAGCTATATCTTGATGATTGTGCTTGTGCTCGTGATTTCGAGTCGTGTGACGCGACCGCTCAAGGCGCTTGCAGGGGTGGCTAAGCGTTTGGGACAGGGCGACTTTGACGTGGAGATTCCGCCGGTTGATGGCAAGGACGAAATTGCGGAGTTCGCCGATGCGTTTGGTCGCATGCGTGATTCGCTCAAGGAAAATATTGAAAAGCAGAAGGGTGCCGAACGCGTGGCGAGCGAACTGGAAATGGCTCGCAAGATCCAGCTCGGGTTGCTTGCGCGTAGCGATGATGACGAGGGCGTGAAGGATGCCCGCCATTTGCTTTCTCCGTTTATTTTGCCTGCAAAGGCGGTGGGTGGCGACTTCTATGATTTTTGCAAGGTCGATAAGGACAGACTTGCCTTCTTGATCGCAGACGTGTCGGGCAAGGGCGTCCCGGCGGCGCTCCTCATGATGTCGGCGCGCTCGATGCTCAAGAGTGTTTTGCTTGCGGGCACTTCGGTGGTGGATACGTTCAACGTTGTGAATGACCGTTTGGCGTTCCGCAATTATCTCAACATGTTCGTCACGGTCTGGATGGGAGTTCTCGATTTGCGTACGGGCGAAGTGGAATTTGCATGTGCGGGGCATAACCCGCCGGCGATTCGCCGTGCCGACGGTACGGTCGAGTTTGCAAAGAGCAAGCCCGGTCTTGTGATTGCCGCGATGGAAGGGACCCGCTACAAGCGCCAGACGCTCAAGCTGAATCCAGGCGATACGATTTTCTTGTACACGGATGGTGTGACCGAGGCGACGGATGCGAACGAGAATCTGTTTGGTGACGAAAGGCTCTTGCAGACGCTCCGCGATGCCGGCAATCGCGAACCTGCCGAAATTTGCCCGTTCGTGAAGTCCAGGATTGATGAATTTGTGGGCGATGCTCCGCAGTTCGATGACATTACCATGCTCGCGCTCAAGTTCGTGGGCGGTTGA
- a CDS encoding FISUMP domain-containing protein: MIRNESRFFGGVFAFALAFAFVSMFSACSEKVAGGSSDDSGIYAVKDLDVAGVSQKGPFVKSSAVTVQGIDCKTVELTHEIFEGSVKSDKGDFGVDDVNLSVSCALFEVTGHYFNEVTGKKSAGEVTLHALSDLSDRKHVNINMLTELEYRRVMHLVSEEHMDFADAKKQAEKEVLAAFGIKGDFDNFEDLTIFEGGDGNAALLAVSVMMQAETDEAGLAKRIDKFADSFAETGKWKDDETKAAIESWQIDAAANGTLDSIRKNVESLGYADVVPAFEKFVEAFQYSSSVTPRSSSSSKVPEPAEESSSSSAKADAGSEYDASANTLKDLRDGQIYRTVKIAGQVWMAENLNYEVENSSCFKNSADSCAKYGRLYTLPIQGVCPSGWHLPSGVELNALVTEAGGPIVAGLHLKSRTDWYRTVRGTDALGFAALPAGRWSEDNGFVGGVAAFWSSSERDSIHVYAMHLSDYRADITFSDKDNVAYSVRCLKNNDSVESSSSGSEASSSSVKIALACKMKNTDYCKYETLIDERDGQTYKTIKIGTQTWMAENLNYASLQPTDRLDSTSFCYENEPFNCEKDGRLYLWSAVMDSAATWSDNGKGCGYGVVCSPTFPVRGVCPAGWHVPNRDEVMELLDAVGGVDVAGDMLISEYSGCIDEVDLYGFSFRPTGRKRSEGYYDDDGEYGYMWTTTDDY, translated from the coding sequence ATGATAAGAAACGAGTCTAGATTTTTTGGGGGAGTTTTTGCTTTCGCATTGGCGTTTGCCTTTGTGTCCATGTTTTCGGCATGCTCTGAAAAGGTTGCGGGTGGATCTTCTGATGATTCGGGTATCTACGCTGTCAAGGATTTGGATGTGGCAGGCGTTTCGCAGAAGGGGCCGTTTGTCAAGAGTTCTGCGGTGACGGTGCAGGGTATTGATTGCAAAACGGTGGAACTAACTCATGAAATTTTTGAAGGTTCGGTCAAGAGCGACAAAGGCGACTTTGGCGTTGATGATGTGAACCTTTCGGTGTCTTGCGCTTTGTTCGAAGTAACCGGTCACTACTTCAATGAAGTGACTGGTAAAAAGTCGGCGGGCGAGGTAACGCTCCATGCGCTCTCGGACTTGAGCGACCGCAAGCATGTGAATATCAACATGCTCACGGAACTTGAATACAGGCGTGTGATGCATCTCGTGTCAGAAGAGCATATGGATTTTGCGGATGCAAAGAAACAGGCCGAGAAGGAAGTCCTTGCTGCTTTCGGTATCAAGGGTGACTTTGATAATTTTGAAGACTTGACCATTTTTGAAGGTGGTGATGGAAATGCGGCGCTCCTTGCTGTAAGCGTGATGATGCAGGCGGAAACGGATGAAGCGGGACTTGCGAAGCGTATAGATAAGTTTGCAGATTCGTTTGCGGAAACCGGCAAGTGGAAGGATGACGAAACGAAAGCGGCAATTGAAAGTTGGCAGATTGATGCTGCGGCCAATGGTACTCTTGATTCAATTCGCAAGAATGTTGAAAGTTTGGGCTATGCCGATGTGGTTCCCGCTTTTGAAAAGTTCGTCGAAGCTTTCCAATACTCTTCCAGTGTTACACCGCGGTCAAGTAGTTCGTCAAAGGTCCCTGAGCCTGCCGAAGAGTCCAGCAGCAGTTCCGCAAAGGCGGATGCCGGCAGTGAATACGATGCTTCAGCAAATACGCTGAAGGATTTGCGCGATGGTCAAATTTACAGAACCGTTAAAATCGCTGGTCAGGTATGGATGGCAGAGAACCTGAACTACGAAGTGGAAAATAGTTCCTGTTTCAAAAATTCCGCAGATAGCTGTGCCAAGTATGGTCGCCTATACACCTTGCCTATTCAGGGAGTTTGCCCGAGCGGTTGGCACTTGCCTAGTGGTGTTGAATTAAATGCGCTGGTCACGGAAGCGGGTGGTCCAATTGTTGCAGGTTTGCATCTCAAGTCACGGACGGATTGGTACAGAACGGTAAGAGGCACGGATGCCTTGGGGTTTGCCGCACTCCCTGCAGGCAGGTGGAGCGAAGATAACGGTTTCGTTGGTGGTGTTGCTGCTTTTTGGAGTTCTAGTGAACGCGATAGTATTCATGTGTACGCTATGCACTTGTCCGATTATAGGGCGGATATTACCTTCAGTGATAAGGACAACGTTGCGTATTCGGTTCGTTGTCTAAAGAATAATGATTCAGTAGAAAGTAGTTCTAGCGGCTCTGAGGCTTCTAGCAGCAGCGTTAAGATTGCGTTGGCCTGTAAAATGAAAAATACGGATTATTGCAAATATGAAACCTTGATTGATGAGCGCGATGGCCAAACATATAAGACCATAAAAATCGGCACCCAGACGTGGATGGCTGAAAACTTGAATTATGCGTCCTTGCAACCTACGGATAGATTGGATTCAACCAGTTTCTGTTACGAGAATGAACCCTTTAATTGTGAAAAGGATGGTCGCCTGTATTTATGGAGTGCGGTCATGGATAGCGCTGCGACATGGAGTGATAATGGTAAAGGCTGCGGTTATGGTGTTGTCTGTTCTCCGACTTTCCCTGTACGTGGCGTTTGCCCGGCTGGCTGGCATGTGCCAAATCGTGATGAAGTGATGGAATTGTTAGATGCTGTTGGTGGAGTAGATGTTGCTGGAGATATGCTCATATCTGAATATTCAGGTTGTATAGATGAAGTGGATCTTTATGGCTTTTCGTTCCGCCCTACAGGTCGCAAGAGAAGTGAAGGGTACTATGACGATGATGGTGAGTATGGGTATATGTGGACTACAACGGATGACTATTAG
- a CDS encoding acyl-[acyl-carrier-protein] thioesterase produces MEPEVTTKNFEVRFSDCDHHSRLKLSNLFLFMEETAIADAEQNGFGIWKMMKAGYTTVITRLKIRLLHHPVWGEKLSISTWAKDIIKDKVCLKDYSILDAQGHSIAQATSSWLLVNMKTGKAENPANAPYPIPLIQGKNALPEMMDILDPQVDPQIVATEIAKYSDLDMNKHVNHCRYVDWVTNSLDPQELKSRRIRSIQINYISQIPLGGKVNIVRFKNTNHHAYIFGTNADDMTQCHFQARIGFAD; encoded by the coding sequence ATGGAACCAGAAGTCACCACCAAAAATTTTGAAGTGCGTTTCTCGGACTGCGACCACCACAGCCGACTCAAACTTTCAAATCTCTTCTTGTTCATGGAAGAAACCGCCATCGCCGATGCCGAACAGAACGGCTTTGGGATATGGAAGATGATGAAGGCAGGCTACACCACGGTCATCACGCGACTGAAGATTCGCCTGTTGCACCACCCGGTCTGGGGCGAAAAGCTTTCCATCTCGACGTGGGCAAAGGACATTATCAAGGACAAAGTTTGTCTTAAGGATTATTCCATTCTCGATGCGCAGGGGCATTCCATCGCGCAGGCGACTTCTTCGTGGCTCTTGGTGAACATGAAGACCGGCAAGGCAGAAAACCCGGCCAACGCACCGTACCCGATTCCGCTCATTCAGGGCAAGAACGCGCTCCCCGAAATGATGGATATTTTGGACCCGCAAGTCGACCCGCAAATTGTAGCGACAGAAATCGCAAAGTATAGCGACTTGGACATGAACAAGCACGTAAACCACTGCCGCTATGTGGACTGGGTGACAAACTCACTCGACCCGCAGGAACTCAAGAGCCGCAGAATCCGTTCAATACAGATAAATTACATTTCGCAGATTCCGCTCGGCGGCAAGGTGAACATTGTGCGTTTCAAGAACACGAACCACCATGCGTATATTTTCGGGACGAACGCTGACGACATGACGCAATGCCACTTCCAGGCAAGAATCGGTTTCGCTGATTAA